Genomic segment of Aquarana catesbeiana isolate 2022-GZ linkage group LG02, ASM4218655v1, whole genome shotgun sequence:
GACATGGGTAGACCCATGATTGCTTTACGGGAGGCTGGGTGTAAACATACTCTGctgtctgtttacatcaggctacctctgatctgtcacatttaggtccaCAGAAATAGAAAATAATGCAGTCCTTTCCCGCAGTTTTTTCTGGACCTGGACAGACTTGGAGATAGGCGGTTGTAACTGGACACAAGTCAGTTTACATCCACCTTCCAATAGAGCTGCATGGAGCttttgatcaggtctgcctgaaaaactgacaggtggacctgattggaaagcctgtgtgaaagggctccTATGACTCCTGAACATTTACAATTTAACAATAACAAAGAAATGGTTACATGTTTCGTACATTTGGAGCTTTAACAAAAACATGAATCAACAAAGAAGAATCTCATGCCAGCATGATTACTATATGTCTGAACTCAGAATAATTAGTATTTACAAATTAACTTCCTCAGAACATAGGCCCtcaatatatttacaaaaaaatacctATTGGAAGATTGTTCAAAATATTTTGATGAATAAATTAGGCACATTTACTGTCCTATAAATATAACATGTACCTCTACTAAAAGAATTATCTTTCCAGGACTTATGTCCAGTATTTCAGGACAGTGCAAACCAACAGTTTGGGAAAAGGTGCACTGCTACATTTCATACTTGCTAAAAAGAATACTAAGTAGGTCTTAGAGGTATATGTCAAGAATCTTGAAGGCCCCAAAATAAGTTGCTTCTTGAGAAAGGTCGATTAAGGCTGTATTAGAGGCTGTAATAAGTATCCCCTCCCCAGCAACCAGTTTGAAGACACCTCCTTTGTAGACACAATAAAAGTTATATAATGACTCATTTGGCCAAACTTCACTTTTTCCTCCCTTCAGTAAAGTCTTTTGTTCTCCACTCTTAGTCAATTTTTTAACATAAAGCATGAGTTGCAAGTTATTCTGGGAAATCTTCAGTGCTGCTTTATGTCGTCTAAAGCAAATATTAGCATAGACAAAATAGTATCCATCTTGTAAGACTGTTAATGTCCCATTGTGGTAGCTCATATTTTGTAGGTGGCCCCAACCTTCTTTATAGTTCCAGGAATAAAGCTGCTCTACTCTTTGGCTGCCTGCTGAAAGAAATTTCAGAATTAATATGTAGTAGCAATACTGTAAAATCACTGGGATATTTATGTACTCATTAACACCAAGCATTACATTGGAATAGAAACCTTCAGAGTCTAAAGCCTCGTATGCGCGATCAGAtagttggcaggggattgtctgtagACAGagtgttgtcctaaaatctgaccgttagtacgctccttttgacaattgttgtccaactttctgccaacaaatgttgaatgacatgctagtaaattttcggcagacaacggttggttgtcagattttctgatggtcagtacacaagtccgtaacacaaaagttgaaagtacaaacatgcatgctcagaatcaatgctcaccaaacacaaaattaacagaaggggaccaaagggtggcgctcaagagccgaaattcctcgtagtacgtcactatgtttgtgtttgttgcacgacaatt
This window contains:
- the TNFSF11 gene encoding tumor necrosis factor ligand superfamily member 11 isoform X1, whose product is MSPGGYLRGAAALEGPPEIARTPNYQKSVYVALTFLALLQVSCTLGLFLYVKMEPRCMCEKECDKERLKSCGELKDALRAAVQKEIQALSTQKQSHVGNAFTEVSGHPRSRNHQTWPVAHLTFVNSTQTGSQRVEQLYSWNYKEGWGHLQNMSYHNGTLTVLQDGYYFVYANICFRRHKAALKISQNNLQLMLYVKKLTKSGEQKTLLKGGKSEVWPNESLYNFYCVYKGGVFKLVAGEGILITASNTALIDLSQEATYFGAFKILDIYL
- the TNFSF11 gene encoding tumor necrosis factor ligand superfamily member 11 isoform X2; this translates as MSPGGYLRGAAALEGPPEIARTPNYQKSVYVALTFLALLQVSCTLGLFLYVKMEPRCMCEKECDKERLKSCGELKDALRAAVQKEIQALSTQKQSHVGNAFTEVSGHPRSRNHQTWPVAHLTFVNSTQSSQRVEQLYSWNYKEGWGHLQNMSYHNGTLTVLQDGYYFVYANICFRRHKAALKISQNNLQLMLYVKKLTKSGEQKTLLKGGKSEVWPNESLYNFYCVYKGGVFKLVAGEGILITASNTALIDLSQEATYFGAFKILDIYL